CTGGCTTTGCGCCTGCCTCGAGGGCCTTCTGGGTGTGGAGGTAGATGCACCACTCACAGCCCGCCGCGATTCCAAGGGCAACTGCTATGAGCTCCTTCTCCCTCGTCGTCAGGGCCTTGTTGTCGAGGGTCTCACGGAGGAAGCGCGAGAAGGCGGATATCTCCTTTGGGTGCTCCTTTCCGAGCTTATCTAAGAGGGCCTCAATCTCCTTGAGCTTTACCATTACGTCTTCTTCCCCCATAATACCACCGTAGAGAATTTGGGGAAGACGGATTAAAGGATTTCTAAAACGGAAGGTTTCAAACCTTTGTTATCAGACTGCTATCCCCCTCTGGCGGAGTTATATCGATCAACTATGATGCCCGTCCCCATGATGAGCAGTACCAGATACCCCCACCATACTCTCATCGCAACTTTTTATATATTTAACATGTGTGATGAGCCGGGCTTTAAGGCATTTCCTGGTAGTTCCTTGATGCTCATCACCTACTGTAATGTTTTTCAGAGGTGCCCAAGATAGAGCAAGCTTATTAACCCTGCCGGGTTAATCTCAATCGAATGAGGGCAATAGGAGTCATAAGGAAATCCAGGCGGGAGAGGGTTAGCCGGGCCGAGTTCGAGGAGCTCCTCAGGAGCGCCGGCTATGAGGTAGTGGCGATACTCGAGCAGAACCGCGAAGAACACCCGAAGTACAACATCGGAAGGGGAAAGCTGGAGGAGCTGAGGGAGCTGGTGAATGAGTTCAAGCCGGATAAAGTCATATTTGCCAACAAGCTCTCCCCGAGTCAGGCATACAACCTCTGGAAGGAGCTGAAGGTCGAAGTCATAGACCGCTGGCAGCTTGTCCTTGAGATATTCGAGAAGAGGGCCCACTCTACGGAGGCCAAACTTCAGGTGGAACTCGCCTCACTCCAGTACGAGGTTCCGCTCGTCAAGGAAGCGATAAGGAGGATAAAACTCGGCGACAGGGCCGGCTTCAAGGGGATGGGTGAATACCAGACCCAGCAGTACCTCAAACACATCCGCTACAGAATGGGAAGAATCCGGAGGGAACTTGAGAGGGTCAAGGCCGACAGGGAAGTCAAGAGGAAGAGGAGGGAAGAGGTCGGCTTCATACTGCTCGCCCTCGCCGGCTACACGAACGCCGGAAAATCGACGCTACTCAACGCTTTAGCAGGGGAGGAGATAGAGGCGAGAAACCAGATGTTCACCACCCTGGACACGACCACGAGACGATTCAAGCTCTCCGGGAAGAGAGTGCTCGTTACGGACACCGTTGGCTTCATCGACGGGCTCCCCCCGTTCATAGTTGAGGCCTTCCACTCGACGCTCGAGGAGATAGTGAAGGCGGACATAATCCTCCTAGTACTCGATGCCAGCGAGCCATGGGGAGAGATAAGGAGGAAGTTGCTGGCATCACTTCATGTCCTCAGGGAGCTAAAAACGCTCGACAAACCGATGATAGTCGTTCTGAACAAGAGGGACCTGACGAGCGAGGAGGACATCCTCGACAAGGCGGAGAGGATAAGGGAGATAGTCGAGGAGAGGGGAATAAGCGTTTTTCGCGTTGTCTCAATCTCTGCCAAGCTCGGTCAGCTCGGGGAGCTCTACGATGCTCTTGAAGAGGTGATACTCACCCTGCCAAAGTACGGGGCTTTCGAGGTAATCGTGAAGGAGCCCGAGAAGGTTCCCCAGGTCATGGCACTGATAAACGCTATCGGAGACGTCCTGGCGGTCGAGTATGGGGCCGAGACAAGGATAAAAGCGTATGTCCAGACAGGGATGATAAAAGAGCTGATAAGACTGGGGGTTGAGATAAAACGGCTAGACCAATCCGGCGAAGGCAAAAGCCTTGGAGATGGCCAGTGATATGAATATCGCCGTCAGAGGGGTCGCCACCCAGCCGAAGATTATGTCCCTTATCACCGACTTCTTAACACCCTGGCCGGCTAGCAGTCCGACACCCACAACCCCACCCACTATTGACTGGCTCGAGCTGACGGGGAGGCCGAAGAAGTTCGCCAGGCTCACCGATATGGCCGAGCCGAACTGTGCCGCGAAGGCCGAAACCGGGCCGAGGGCGGTTATTTTCTTTCCGACGGTGTGCATGACCGCATAGCTGAACGTGAGGGCACCGGTTGCCAGCGCGAGCGCACCGAAGATGCCCGCCACCTTCGGCTCCATGAAGCCCGCTCCCACGAGCGGGCCAGAAGCGTTCGCGACCTCGTTCGTACCGAAGTTGAAGGCCATGTACGAGCCGCCCAGGATGGCCAGGGCCTTGTAGAGTGTCTCGATTGTTGACACGCTCTTGATCCGTGATATCACCCATGAGTAGAACTTGAAAAGAACTATCGCGAATATTCCGGAGAGAATGGGTGAGATAACCCACGCGGAGGCTATCTTGGTGAGCGTCCACCAGTTAACTGGGGCGTGGGTGGCGAGGCCGACGCCTATGACGCCCCCGACTATGGCCTGTGTGGTCGATACGGGCAATCCCTTGACCGTCGCTATTGTAACCCAGACCCCAGCGGCGAGAAGTGCTATAACCGCCATCTCCATCGTTAGATGGCCCTCGGGTACTATGCCCTTGCCAACGGTCTTCATGACCTTGTAGCCCTGCAGGTACGCCCCCATGAGGACGAATATTGCTATCGTCAGGGTCGCCTGGCGGAAGCTGAGTATGCCTGCACCAACGGCGGTTCCCATCGCGTTGGCGGAGTCGTTGGAGCCTATGTTCCATGCGATGTAGAACGCCACCGCCACCGCTGCGAGCTCCAGTCCCTCCATGGTCACCACCACTATATAGTCTATATATCGGCCTATAGCATGGGAGCTTAAAAATCTAGTGGGTGAAGTTTTTTTGAGAAATGATGCCCGCTTTTTACCATTGGCGACTGACAACGTTCATCTCTACCCAAAGACAGCTGCCGAAGGGAGCTTAGGACAATACCGAAACTTAAATAAATGTATTGGATGAATAAACTTTGACAAATTTGAGGAGGCATGAAGAATGATCGAGATTCGTTTTCACGGTAGAGGTGGACAGGGTGCAGTTACTGCCGCCAACATTTTAGCCTCAGCAGCCTTCAAGAGTGGCAAATACGTCCAGGCGTTCCCGTTCTTCGGCGTTGAGAGGCGTGGAGCGCCGGTTACGGCCTTCACCAGGATCGACGAGAAGCCGATCAGGATAAAGACCCAGATCTACGAGCCGGACATCGTCGTCGTCCTCGACCCAAGTCTTCTTGACACGGTCGACGTCACCGCCGGCCTGAAGGACAACGGAATAGTCATTGTCAACACCGAGAAGAGCAAGGAAGAGGTCCTTGAGAAACTCAAGAAGAAGCCGGCAAAGCTGGCCCTCGTCGACGCTACCACCATAGCCCTCGAAATACTCGGACTGCCCATCACCAACACGGCAATCCTCGGTGCCGTTGCCAAGGCCACTGGAATAGTCGAGCTTGACCACGTCAAGGAAGCCATCCAGGAGACCTTCTCAGGAGCGCTCGGCGAGAAGAACGCCAAGGCTGCAGAGGAGTCCTTCAACAGGACAGTCATCTACGAGCTCTGATTTTCTTTCCCTTCCTTAACCCTGAACGGGTGGTGATAAAGTTGAACACGTTGTTTGGCGAAAGGAAAGAGGGGGCCACCAAAATCGTCCTTACAAAGGTGGATGAGTATCCAGAGGCCCCGATAAGTCTTGGGACTACTTTGAGCAACTTCACAGGTGACTGGAGGACGTTCATACCGATAGTCGACGAGAGCAAGTGTGTCAAGTGCTACATATGCTGGAAGTTCTGTCCGGAGCCGGCCATCTACATAAAGGAAGACGGCTACGTCGCGGTTGACTACGACTACTGTAAGGGCTGCGGCATCTGTGCGAACGAGTGCCCGACCAAGGCGATAACCATGGAGAAAGAGGAGAAGTGAGGTGTTGGGCATGGAGTACAAACCCATTAGAAAGGTTGTGAGCGGCAACTACGCGGCCGCTTACGCTGCCAAGCATGCTCGCGTTCAGGTCGTTGCGGCTTACCCCATAACACCCCAGACGAGCATCATCGAGAAGATAGCCGAGTTCATAGCCAACGGCGAGGCCGACATCCAGTACGTTCCCGTCGAGAGCGAGCACTCAGCTATGGCAGCCTGTATAGGCGCCTCGGCGGCTGGAGCCAGGGCCTTCACGGCCACCTCGGCCCAGGGTCTCGCTTTGATGCACGAGATGCTTCACTGGGCGAGCGGCGCGAGGCTTCCAGTTGTCATGGTCGATGTTAACCGTGCCATGGCTCCCCCGTGGAGCGTCTGGGACGACCAGACGGACTCACTCGCCCAGAGGGACACCGGCTGGCTTCAGTTCTACGCCGAGAACAACCAGGAGGTTTACGACGGTGTCCTAATGGCCTTCAAGGTGGCGGAGACCGTTAACGTCCCGGCAATGGTCATCGAGAGCGCTTTCATCCTGAGCCACACCTACGACGTCGTTGAGATGATCCCGCAGGAGCTCGTCGACGAGTTCCTCCCGCCGAGGGAGCCCCTCTACGACCTCGCGAACTTCGAGAAGCCCTTCTCAGTCGGCGCCCTCGGAACCCCCGCGGACTACTACGAGTTCCGCTACAAGCTCGCGAAAGCCCACGAGGAGGCAAAGAAAGTCATCAAAGAAGTCGGTAAGGAGTTCGGCGAGCGCTTTGGAAGAGACTACAGCCAGATGATAGAGACTTACCGGACGGACGATGCCGACTTCGTCTTCATGGGCATGGGCTCGCTCATGGGAACCGTCAAGCAGGCAGTTGACGTTCTCAGGGAGGAGGGCTACAAGGTTGGAGCCGCTAAGGTCCGCTGGTTCAGGCCATTCCCGAAGGAGGAGCTCTACGAGCTGGCAAAGAACGTCGACGGAATAGCTGTCCTCGACAGGAACTTCTCCTTCGGCCAGGAGGGTATACTCTTCAACGAGGCCAAGGGAGCCCTCTACAACACCGGTGCAAAGCCGCTGATGAAGAACTACATCGTCGGACTCGGAGGAAGGGACTTCACGGTCAACGACGTCAGGAAGATAGCCGAGAACATGAAGGCCATAATCGAGAAGGGAGAGCTCGATGTAGAGGTGGACTGGTACCACCTTAAGAGGTGAGAAAGATGGAGATTCCCGAGAACGTTAAGAAGAGGCTCAGCCTTCCCGCGGAGGAGCACTTTTACGCCGGCCACACCGCCTGCCAGGGCTGTGGTGCCGCCCTTGGGCTGAG
The sequence above is drawn from the Thermococcus pacificus genome and encodes:
- a CDS encoding carboxymuconolactone decarboxylase family protein, with product MGEEDVMVKLKEIEALLDKLGKEHPKEISAFSRFLRETLDNKALTTREKELIAVALGIAAGCEWCIYLHTQKALEAGAKPEELLEAGLVAVLMAGGPALMHLIPLTKAIEAFKKDYEKE
- the hflX gene encoding GTPase HflX encodes the protein MRAIGVIRKSRRERVSRAEFEELLRSAGYEVVAILEQNREEHPKYNIGRGKLEELRELVNEFKPDKVIFANKLSPSQAYNLWKELKVEVIDRWQLVLEIFEKRAHSTEAKLQVELASLQYEVPLVKEAIRRIKLGDRAGFKGMGEYQTQQYLKHIRYRMGRIRRELERVKADREVKRKRREEVGFILLALAGYTNAGKSTLLNALAGEEIEARNQMFTTLDTTTRRFKLSGKRVLVTDTVGFIDGLPPFIVEAFHSTLEEIVKADIILLVLDASEPWGEIRRKLLASLHVLRELKTLDKPMIVVLNKRDLTSEEDILDKAERIREIVEERGISVFRVVSISAKLGQLGELYDALEEVILTLPKYGAFEVIVKEPEKVPQVMALINAIGDVLAVEYGAETRIKAYVQTGMIKELIRLGVEIKRLDQSGEGKSLGDGQ
- a CDS encoding inorganic phosphate transporter, which encodes MEGLELAAVAVAFYIAWNIGSNDSANAMGTAVGAGILSFRQATLTIAIFVLMGAYLQGYKVMKTVGKGIVPEGHLTMEMAVIALLAAGVWVTIATVKGLPVSTTQAIVGGVIGVGLATHAPVNWWTLTKIASAWVISPILSGIFAIVLFKFYSWVISRIKSVSTIETLYKALAILGGSYMAFNFGTNEVANASGPLVGAGFMEPKVAGIFGALALATGALTFSYAVMHTVGKKITALGPVSAFAAQFGSAISVSLANFFGLPVSSSQSIVGGVVGVGLLAGQGVKKSVIRDIIFGWVATPLTAIFISLAISKAFAFAGLV
- a CDS encoding pyruvate/ketoisovalerate ferredoxin oxidoreductase subunit gamma; its protein translation is MIEIRFHGRGGQGAVTAANILASAAFKSGKYVQAFPFFGVERRGAPVTAFTRIDEKPIRIKTQIYEPDIVVVLDPSLLDTVDVTAGLKDNGIVIVNTEKSKEEVLEKLKKKPAKLALVDATTIALEILGLPITNTAILGAVAKATGIVELDHVKEAIQETFSGALGEKNAKAAEESFNRTVIYEL
- a CDS encoding 3-methyl-2-oxobutanoate dehydrogenase subunit delta: MNTLFGERKEGATKIVLTKVDEYPEAPISLGTTLSNFTGDWRTFIPIVDESKCVKCYICWKFCPEPAIYIKEDGYVAVDYDYCKGCGICANECPTKAITMEKEEK
- the porA gene encoding pyruvate ferredoxin oxidoreductase; translated protein: MEYKPIRKVVSGNYAAAYAAKHARVQVVAAYPITPQTSIIEKIAEFIANGEADIQYVPVESEHSAMAACIGASAAGARAFTATSAQGLALMHEMLHWASGARLPVVMVDVNRAMAPPWSVWDDQTDSLAQRDTGWLQFYAENNQEVYDGVLMAFKVAETVNVPAMVIESAFILSHTYDVVEMIPQELVDEFLPPREPLYDLANFEKPFSVGALGTPADYYEFRYKLAKAHEEAKKVIKEVGKEFGERFGRDYSQMIETYRTDDADFVFMGMGSLMGTVKQAVDVLREEGYKVGAAKVRWFRPFPKEELYELAKNVDGIAVLDRNFSFGQEGILFNEAKGALYNTGAKPLMKNYIVGLGGRDFTVNDVRKIAENMKAIIEKGELDVEVDWYHLKR